In Mytilus edulis chromosome 3, xbMytEdul2.2, whole genome shotgun sequence, the genomic window aaattaatcaacacgcctctgtgtcctataggtacagtacatagtcgcatttgtcatccattcatatgattatttagattaagttattttgggagaaaaacgagaaaaaagacttccggtttgcgtttttctgtatactatgaacatacatatactacgaataaagtatattttaattctatctggtctgttattctgtaaacatttaatttccaccccttttttctctaatcttcaaaaaattaaccccttttttctctaatcttcattttttttgcccattattctctaatcttcattttttaagggcattattctttaatcatttaaccccatccaaactctcatgttgagacaactctccacaaaagaccaaaatgacacagaaattaacaacaataggtcacacGGTACGGTCTTCatcaacgagcaaagcccatactcagctttaaaaggccccgaaatgacgatgaaaatcaattcaaacgagaaaactagcgaccttattatacaaaaaatgaacgaaaacaaatatgtaacacataaacaaacgacaaccgctgaattacaggctccttacttaaatgttcataacatactaaatgaatgttgatattgaaattgatagaaaaccaaaacttAGGAATTTTGAAAATGGActgaggagggataaaaaaaaacattttcctatccccaataacctatgacttaatatgatacttttgctgaaattctccagtcattcaatattttacaaaattcttccaacaacactttacatactttaaactacgctctgaatgcccgcgatttcgcgggtgtgttctagtacattGTATAATAAAACATTCGGGAggttttccttaaaaaaatataaaaatttgttgGAAGAATCTGGTGCCTTTTCATACTTAGGAATAGCAATTCAGTATAGATCATTATAAATGGCCTAAAAAGACATGacgagttatttattttcaaactaccacagaacaaacaaTCCATTTGTGTTATCATCAAGGCGGacttattaattttcaaaatcctcctgccccctcccccccccccccggaatatcaaatggtcgtccccttagtgggaattgtatatatatatatatataatgcgaTGACTTAAACACAGTGCAATACGTTGTGGTCGCACTATCTTTTTGCGATGCTATACTACTAAATTCAAGTATGGCATACCAAATCATTAGCTTGGTATCTTTGGTTATTATTTTACCCTAAAAGAAAAGTATAATTGTAGTATTCTAATTTCAGTATTATTATTTGTCAGTGTTGGCAAGTCATTACACGGAAACCATTATAAACAGCATTTTGTGTATAAGAGGGACAAACCCTATATGACAAACCATACCATAATATACAAAATGTGCGATACTGAAACAGTATGATATGATTATGTATGTATGCATTCAAACATATAAGTGTTAgatttcaaaatgaatttatgGGAAGTATATCGACCAATATTATACTACTTGTTCACACGTTTTAATCGTGTGTCGAGCAATACCGGTAATGCGCTAGGTTCCTTCTCGTGCACAAGCAAAAAGTCATATACTGTTTAAGAATTTATTGTCTTTTATTACCACAAAGGCATAACAAACATAATgaacaaattattttgttgatgGGAAACCATATGATTTATACCATATGCACTCTTcaaaaaagaattatttttaaaacaatatcagCTAGAATGATGttcaagttattaaaaaaaatatctaaagattGGGATACAGCTTGTAAAATAACTTTTTGTAGCTTTGACAATATAGCTAAATAGTATACAAGTTTTGCAAAGATGATGAACTGTTGTAGCACTCAGCATTTTCCCCGTATTGCATGAATCAcaataatatcagtttcaaatgAAACTTAGAAAGTTCCAATTTATGAAACTCAAAGTTTCATTATCCTTATTTTCTAAACATTGAATAATCACATGATCATAATTTCTATCATATAAAGCTTAAGCACTTCCTGTTCCTGGAAAATACGCAAGATAGTTGATGGAATGGATTTctgaaaacagaaaacaattatcaaatttaCCATCCATCATCACTATCGTTTTCTTCATTTTCGGAGTAGTAGTCACTACACTCTGACCCGGAATCTGTCCAATCAGTATCGTCGTTATTCTCCTCCGTATCCGGCGCATGCCATCGATTGTCGAATTGTAAAATACAACGCGGTTTAAGGACAACTTGTTTCTTGAACTCTCTCCTTATTCTATCCACGtaatcttgttttttgttttctagcAAGAAAGGACAGCATGGGTGATATTTGGCATGCATGTGCCAAGGATCAAAATCCAATTTTCCAATGTTTACTAATCCACCACATTCAAAGCACTGAGAAAGCACTGCGTCTGTAGTGAGATACAGACCCGCTTCAGCAAGGTTGTATGCAAAGTCTTCCACGCTTGCGTCGTATGTATTCTGAAGTCTTTTGCATGTTTTGAGACGGGCTTCGGTCGTCGACATAAGTGTCGATCTAGTTGAAAGATGTAACTGATTAAATACTTCTGTCATGAATGGGAATTTCATAAATGTAGCAGTGTACATATCACCAGTCTTAATTGTACAAAATAGTTGTTGTCCATGAGATGGGTATTTCAAAAGTTTACTCCCTATTTTGCCGAATTCTTCTAATCTCTTTTTCTCTACTTCTGTTCGGAAATCCATTTCGTCAAGCTCCTCACCAAAATTTATCCCGATCCGAAGATACCTCATGGTAGTTTTCTCAACAAAGTCTGCGCAGGTCACAATATCGATATGCCTGTATCCATGGCCTAAATAAAGTCTTAATAAATTCCATTCTAAATCACACTCCTCCCCGTAAATAGATATTCCACACAACTCggtgtaaaaatgaaaaaagtgatTTGGTCCCAGCTGTCCCGTGTAATACTGATAATAGTTATTTGTAGAGTAAAGTCGTCTCTTTGGACAAATGTCTTCCAATGTCGAATCTTCGCAGACTTCGCTTTCTGAAAGATTATTCGGTGTTTGTATACCTTGTTGGTTACCCGACGACGGCGTTACAAGTAACGATCCCATTGTGTTCTGAAATCAAAAGAGCAAATACTTATTGATATATCAATGATTTTACAGTTAGTACAATATCGCCAGTAAAATGAACTTATGCATTTGAAAATGTGTACAATATCGCCAATAAAATGTACTAATGCATGATTTTGCAAAGTGTACACTATCGCCAATAAAATGCACTAATGCATTTGGCAAAGTGTATAATATCGCCAGTAAAATGTACTTATGCATTTGGCAAAGTATACAATATCGTCAGTAAAATGTACTTATGCATTTGGCAAAGTGAACAATATCGCCAGAAAAATGTACTAATGCATTTGGCAAAGTGAACAATATCGCCAGTTAAATATACTAATGCATTTTACAAAGTGTACAATATCGCCAAAGTGTACAATATCGCCAGTAAATAGTACTCATTTGAAAAAGGGGAGAAGATTCAACAGGGGTTGTAAAAGCAGGATTATGTTGCGTTGTAAATGATTGTAGTTAAAGAGAACCTCTTATTGatataaacataagaagatgtggtatgactgatAATAACACTAAACTATCTAATAGACAAAGAGGTGAATGTAAGTAAGTATTGTCCGGAAATCAGAAAATCCGtgtttttttggcccctaattcctaatcggttTGGGCAATaaccctcaaaatcaatcccaacctttcttttgagGTATTTTAAGCATATAACCACAACGTATCAGCATAATTATAATAACAAAGTAGCTTCATATCATGCCAAAAAATAAGGATGTAATGACAAAGTATTATCATATAATGACACAGTAATAATGACAAAGTATTATCATATAATGACACAGGAATAATGACAAAGTATTATCATATAATGACAAAGTATTATCATATAATGACAAAGTATTATCATAACATGACAAATGACAAAGCATCACTATATGATAACTATATgataatattttgtaataatgACAAAATATCATCATATAATGACAGAGTGTCATTGTATAATGACAAAGTACCAGCTCATAATGACAAAATATGATCATATAATGACAAAGTTTCATCATACTTATAATGTCAAAGTATCATCAtataaataaatgacaaataatgacaatgtgaaactttCAACATAGCATAACATTGAGCACGTATTAAAGACAGCTACAGCGTCCCATAAACAACCATACTAAAGCTATATCGATACGGAAGTTTTTTAATGACATCACgagaaatgaaaaagacaatttaCTACGGAAGTTTTTAATGACATCACGAGAAATGAAAAAGACTAGTTACTAGTATATTGATTTGTGTGAAAAATGATGTCCgtatagaacatgtagaaggaGGGACTATTGCAATGAACAGAACTGGAGATCATCCATTTCACTTTCGATTTCAATTAAgtgatgaaattttttttttgacacaCACATATACACACCGTAACAAAAGTAATACAAAGATGCTGATATATGGTTCTATCTGTCTtggatacatgtatttgtatatatacaatagCTTTATTAAACCAATGGACAGGAGGACCCATATGTGTAGGCCGTGACTGATCACAGTGTCAGATACCAAAACACACTGCTTTATCACAATTCTAAACTTTTTCGTTTACTTATATTACCATTATACAAATGCCAACTTTATATTCGACAGATTTAAGTCCTAAATAAATGGCGGTCAATGTGTTATTTACACTCAAATGCTAGTTAAGGTTatcatatacattttattttagtttcaacATAAATTCAACATTAAATAACAAAGTTTGTAGACAATTAGTTCTTATATAAACTTACATGAAATTCGGACTACCATACTAAGTCGATAAAATGATAAATCAGCATTTCTTTTCAGTATGCCGtatgtttttgtttacaaaattgacgtcaaaactaaaaataaatatatacataacatatatcgTAACACTTATTACTTCCGGTTATGAAATCAAATGTAAAAACCTAACTTGGTAAGATTCCATAATTCAATGCAATCTTGTCGGAATTTAAGAATTTGTAATGTGTGTAAATAAAAGACTTGTTAGCGATTTTTTTATACTGGCAAAAAGTACACAAACATAATTATAATtatgattggcaatcatacccgaTATATAATTATTTACTCTGTTTTATAATAAATAAGATGAAGTccttaaatatacaatataatttgAATTTGTCATTATTACACAAATTTAGTGTTGGTATATTCATCCCTTGTTGTTATGTCAGATAACTTTTGTAGGGTTCTATGTTTCACGGTCAACACGTTAAACAACTTATTTGTGACCAAAGGGGAATAATTCAGAACATTTCAATATATTCACGGAATAAACATTTAACAGAACATATTTGATCACTCCCGGACTTTGCCTCATAGGTAGGAATTTCCTGTATGTAATATCaatttttctttgaaatgaaCTAAGATTGTTTTCCTAATGTTTATTTTCCTTTACGTATTGGTTTCGTTCCGTTGGCTCGCTCTAACGTAGTGCATATTTTTCAGTTAGGTCGATATGTGCATGTCTGTAGTCATTTGGGTTTTTAtgtttcaataaatttaaatttctttaccaaaaaaaatggtGCCGTTCCGTTGGCTCGGCCTAATATAACTGTATATTTCTAAGATAGGTCGATATATGTGCATGTCTGTAGTCAGTTAGGTTTTGGAtttcaataaatgtaaaatttcacaACCAAAAAACTTGTAAATTTGGAAAATGGACGaatctgtcgtagagttgtcacttgcTTCTAGACGTACTTAGAACATGAAATAATAAATTCTGTGACTGCATCTTAGATCCTTCATGACATTTAGCTAATCTGCATTCAATTTAATCTTCATGCCCAATATATCATGTAGTGTTAACTTACAACTCTAGATTCTATTGAAGAGGAAAGTAACACTAGACCACCGAAAGCTTAATTATTAGTTCAGCCTAGGTAATCGGGTGATCTAGAGAGATGGACACAGTGCTGGCGGTGTTGccacaaaagaggggcgaaagatacaaaaggaacagtcaagctcataaatcgaaaataaactgacaacgtcatggctaaaaatgaaaaagacaaacagaaaaataatagtacacaagaaacaacatagaaaactgaagactgagcaacacgaacccaaccaaaaactgggggtgatctcaggttctccggaaaggtaagcagatcctgcttcacatgtggcacccgtcgtgttgctcatggtattacaaatacggtaaatagtctaattcggtttgTCACATTCACGAAAAAGGAAGATTGTAGTTACCACATAATATTCGAATACTTGTGagtgaataaaaataaaatgtttccgCAAATTTAAAGATGTTTAGAGTAGTTATATTGAGAATATTAGATGGCCTCTTCAATATCACATCCATTTCAACCCGatactatcagattattacatggcatttttcatatcgcatgtattatcagccctaggttcaatattagcccaagagccgcatggctcgagggctgatattgacatgttatgatctttttatcatatgcttcaacagtagagaaaaataatagattcatatattgatccttttacgtgatTCCCGAAAAGAAGCTGAAAGAGTAAatagttcacggacgtcggaccgcAAAtgtgatacattcaatatgaaatctttctatcatatgcttcaacaaagaaataaaagaaataaaacacattttaatatggacgaatcgacaaaaaaataattcaacaatatacataatgaacattgtttggaaaagtcaactttttttaaagtaactttttaaattatgtttcagaaaactaaaaaaatgcatttatttaatattttttattttttttgttttttaatttaatttaattattctacacaatatactttccagtattcaaataattgttttgtacactactttgtaatgtttttccactgaaaacgtagcattgaggtatattttccggaatttgccgagtatcaccggaatgccatgtgataacgttacggaaaggcatgtgataacaatcgaagcatgtgataaacttttcatatcagcccgctaagcaccaattcgaaaaatatggaaaatactttaatttaatgctattatcatacggtaaaaataatatgttatttagtctaagtatatgataaaccgATATATAAGCTCTTGGGAATATCTTGGCGCCTCGTGTTGATACGGATGTGATATTGAAAAGCCATATAATATTTTATAgctgtatataaatatattaaaacttgaactctatatataaaggtataacatcgtaaaaaagtaaaatcatgaaTAAATATTAACTATTTCGGATAACTAAATATACTTTATCGATAAGCTGTAAAATGATTCTTATATTTACATGTGGTAGTCGAACTGAAATTATAATCTTGATCGTTATACAAATTGCCACGAATCAATACGCtggtaatttttttcaatatagatATTTGGCAGGAGGAATTAATTCCTTAACACTAAGTGTCTTGTTCTAAAACAGGAGGTTtaggaaagatcttggataatttGGGTATTTCGCTATAATCTGCCAATTGACACGTTAGTTAAGGCAACAAACGGAAATAATTCGCCTCTTCTGTTTGTACTGTAATATgtcattgcggctgttattgttagcACGCGCAAAACCATGACACCATTCTTTATAGGTGCAGTTGTTTctaagaaaaatattttagactcgaaaatttcatatttaaatttaattgactTGTGGGTGTTGTTTGAATGATTGATAAAATCATCCAAATTGTGTTGGAATGCAATCCATTTCGATGAAACGAAATCAAGACAGGTGTTTAGATAAAGatgttgaaataatttgtttctgTAATTTTCCCACGAAAATAATTGCCGTAAGATAGTACTATTTTCGTCCCCACCGCGCGGCGGTCTATAGTACTTCGTAAGTAGGAtacatttgattttataaaatgtaCTAGTCAACATGTTCttgtcatttttatatttcagatattttacCATCTTTCAATAATCTTTCAGACATTGAAACATTCTATCCAATATTTCGAAGTAAATGATATCAGTACAAGTGTTGCATAAAAGGTATTACTTAGATGTTCATGTTCAGACGTTCACTAACTGAAGTTGTTTcatgttatattatataaattgcattactagtatataaaactGTACCTCCTCAGTCAAATAGATAGAAGGGGAAAATGAAGGAAAattacaagattttttttatatatatatatctctataTATCGACGTGTCTAAGAACATAAAAATACTATAtctctctttatatatatatacatttttatgttctgtattgatatataattgattgtaataattaatgtttgttcttattttgtgtgTTGATGACAATCCAGACTTTGACTTTGTGTGATAGCTTAGAAATTGATCACAATACTTAGTCTTCTATTCATCTGATATCATAACagcttaaaaaaaataacaagttggtttctttaaaaaaagaaaaacaatacgtgaacctaagaccgctgactggtcaccaaaagattgttgctgaaaGATAATGATGAAGTTAAACTACCTTTATTAATAATATGTAATAGTGTGTACATTCTTGCACATGTCAGTTTAATAAAGTTATGTTGGATAATTGTGAATAGAAATGTGTATATTTACAGCTActatttgaatatacattttaaagatcGACTATTTCATTTGTTACTTGGGATTGTAcagcattttttttcataaacctAGTATTGCAATTGCAGTTTGTATAAACCGGATGTATAATGCAAATTGGACAAACCACtgatacaaaatattgtaaaattgtatattctataagcttctgaataaagtattattattacaatataaatttaagcgctcagtttgctttataatcttgatctgcatttattttatctatattaTATCTTTATATTGAGTTTCCTTCCTATTATCAACTCGTTATTGAACTTGTCCGTACTCATGGTAGATATTGTATAGATAGATTGTCCTTGTGAATTGCATGCTACAGAGTTTCAATAATTGAAACTCTGTGGCATGCACCTTTTAAGAATGTTTCATATATATTTCTTGAGAATAACACACCAACTTCATTTGAACCTCTTATATAGAGACTaattttggtctcataaaacatctcaaattttaaggatttcctgattttcTTAAATCAATCCAAATATTCTACAGGGAAACTTGGTTTTGAAGAATATCTTATTTTCAGAAGTTTGATGAATCTTATACATCAACTTTCtctcaaaataaccaatttatataaaaagacacGTAGATATGAAAAGATACCAGGATAAACATGTTGTACGCCAGACGCTAGTAAAGTCTACAAAGaatcaccagtgacgctcgaaggAACATAGTCATAAAAAAGCCATATAAAGTACGTAGTTAAGTAATCTATTTCTTGGGTAGAAAATCCTTGGCATTtcgaaaatgtaaaaatttacaaaaggaCAGTTAATCAAAAGATAAACAGCCAGAGGTCAGAATATCGTGAGCAATGATGATCGTGCTTGAAAATCACATGTCAAGCTTACTACCGCGTCCTGA contains:
- the LOC139517899 gene encoding uncharacterized protein, which codes for MGSLLVTPSSGNQQGIQTPNNLSESEVCEDSTLEDICPKRRLYSTNNYYQYYTGQLGPNHFFHFYTELCGISIYGEECDLEWNLLRLYLGHGYRHIDIVTCADFVEKTTMRYLRIGINFGEELDEMDFRTEVEKKRLEEFGKIGSKLLKYPSHGQQLFCTIKTGDMYTATFMKFPFMTEVFNQLHLSTRSTLMSTTEARLKTCKRLQNTYDASVEDFAYNLAEAGLYLTTDAVLSQCFECGGLVNIGKLDFDPWHMHAKYHPCCPFLLENKKQDYVDRIRREFKKQVVLKPRCILQFDNRWHAPDTEENNDDTDWTDSGSECSDYYSENEENDSDDGW